In Fulvia fulva chromosome 10, complete sequence, a single window of DNA contains:
- a CDS encoding Glutathione hydrolase-like YwrD proenzyme — MPLNPSALAPSGFDFLSFSSRRSVVHSTKGIVACTQPLAARCGIEILQKGGNCADAAVAVAAGLNLTEPGSTGIGGDMFCLLYNAKTKKVHAMNGSGRAGGKCTLETIRKSLGLKDGQFGAIPTTSVHAVSVPGAAAGWVDTVEKFGSGKVTLAEVLEPAAKMGEEGFPVSEIMSSYWQEKEDGIKQASPNFAEMLKKDPQAKDGCRAPRPGEIMKNPTLANTFRLVGKQGKAGFYSGTVAEELVKVVQDLGGHLTLDDLKNHMDLGTEEVDAISLKFKAQDIASSHGKHMHDYSSEGVELWEHPPNGQGIVALMALGIIEELEKSGKIQKFSRKDHNSAPYIHAIVEALRIAFADGNWFIADPNVSKVPSKDLISPEYLAERAKLFNPDKCTPPLDHGSPAHRSSDTVYFACTDSEGNGISFINSNYAGFGTCIIPKGCGFTLQNRAANFALQPADHPNLLAPNKRPYHTIIPALITNVSDQSLHSVYGVMGGFMQPQGHVQVLMNQLVFGYSPQAALDAPRICIGAGMPDAGDVMDRTVYLEDGISDKAVEGLKKLGHKVEVVKGGSRSLFGRGQVIRWHKDPVEDQGVWSAGSDPRGDGHAVPL; from the coding sequence ATGCCTCTGAACCCCTCCGCCCTCGCCCCAAGCGGCTTCGACTTCCTCTCCTTCTCATCCCGAAGATCAGTAGTCCACAGCACAAAAGGCATTGTAGCCTGTACACAGCCTCTGGCAGCAAGATGTGGTATCGAAATCCTCCAGAAGGGCGGCAACTGTGCAGACGCCGCCGTGGCAGTAGCAGCAGGTCTGAACTTGACAGAGCCAGGAAGCACAGGCATTGGTGGTGACATGTTCTGTCTGCTCTATAACGcgaagacgaagaaagtgcATGCCATGAATGGATCGGGTAGAGCTGGTGGGAAGTGCACTCTGGAGACGATTAGAAAGAGTTTGGGATTGAAGGATGGGCAGTTCGGAGCTATACCGACTACGAGTGTGCATGCCGTGTCTGTGCCGGGTGCTGCGGCGGGTTGGGTTGATACTGTTGAGAAGTTCGGAAGCGGGAAGGTCACTCTTGCAGAAGTACTGGAACCTGCGGCGAAGATGGGCGAGGAAGGTTTCCCTGTTAGTGAGATCATGAGTAGCTATTGGCAGGAGAAGGAGGACGGCATTAAACAGGCTTCGCCTAACTTTGCCGAAATGCTGAAGAAGGACCCTCAAGCAAAGGATGGATGTAGAGCGCCACGGCCTGGCGAGATCATGAAGAACCCAACACTGGCCAACACCTTCCGCTTGGTAGGCAAGCAGGGCAAGGCAGGCTTCTATTCCGGCACTGTCGCAGAAGAGCTAGTCAAAGTCGTTCAAGACTTAGGCGGACACCTCACTCTCGATGATCTCAAGAACCACATGGATTTGGGTACGGAAGAGGTAGATGCGATCAGCCTGAAGTTCAAAGCCCAAGACATCGCCTCTTCCCATGGCAAGCACATGCACGACTACAGCTCCGAAGGCGTCGAGCTCTGGGAGCACCCGCCCAACGGTCAAGGTATCGTAGCTCTTATGGCATTGGGCATCATCGAAGAACTGGAAAAGTCCGGCAAGATCCAGAAATTCTCTCGCAAGGACCACAACTCAGCACCCTATATCCACGCCATTGTCGAAGCGCTCCGGATAGCTTTTGCGGACGGCAACTGGTTCATCGCCGATCCCAACGTCTCCAAGGTTCCGTCCAAGGACCTCATCTCGCCGGAATATCTCGCCGAGCGAGCAAAACTGTTCAACCCAGACAAATGCACGCCGCCCCTCGACCACGGATCTCCAGCTCACAGGTCCTCGGACACCGTCTACTTCGCTTGCACAGATAGCGAAGGCAACGGAATCTCGTTTATCAACTCCAACTATGCTGGTTTCGGCACCTGCATCATTCCCAAGGGATGCGGATTCACTCTGCAGAACCGCGCGGCTAACTTCGCATTACAGCCAGCTGATCACCCAAACCTCCTGGCTCCGAACAAGAGGCCTTACCACACCATCATCCCCGCCTTGATTACGAACGTCAGCGACCAGAGTCTGCACAGCGTCTACGGCGTAATGGGAGGCTTCATGCAACCGCAAGGTCACGTCCAAGTACTCATGAACCAACTCGTGTTCGGCTACAGTCCACAGGCAGCACTTGATGCGCCGAGGATATGCATCGGCGCTGGAATGCCAGATGCGGGAGATGTAATGGACCGGACTGTATATCTCGAGGATGGCATTTCAGATAAAGCAGTGGAGGGTTTGAAGAAGCTCGGACATAAGGTTGAGGTGGTGAAGGGTGGCAGTAGGAGTTTGTTCGGACGCGGACAGGTCATAAGGTGGCATAAGGATCCCGTCGAGGATCAAGGTGTTTGGAGTGCTGGCAGTGATCCTAGGGGCGATGGACATGCTGTGCCGTTGTGA
- a CDS encoding Heterokaryon incompatibility protein 6, OR allele, with translation MHPVYAEVPIQVNATRLLRLEPTRGDHDATVCCSLHVISLGDCPEHDALSYCWSDHTEQRNIKVNGYDIEVTSNLESALRHMRRTEHPRSLWVDALCINQQDTAERSSQVALMHEIYQKATRTRAWLGENRNSGESALEFLTWYAGRKALMNPSDVGGRHEDYETEGWSTVTDLMQRPYWRRLWVMQEIALSSSQPMVICGKKSISWYTLLSALGTGESAHYAARLNRVRGATNRYAKQESAKTPNTQGRHIIFLLSHSSGFKTTVPVDGVYALYGLLRVAGIADFKPDYTKSAAEVYKDTTAYVLRLKDGLDMLELRSHDQVNDLPSWVVDLSKQSPLSFPVPSKRLWERSDQPGAARPSNIIMDASLAILTTTGTVIDEVELVEPIPTCLATAFRRAAEASPVPSSGEESLRSSNSSALEYWARTADCGHSVLLCRTVLEYLSKYQDAVSFFNANKTDATTSWQPRPWDWKQMLQEAPTCDLHSEPPATEVEKGFDERYFAASTPHLCTLGLMLHGRLCFRAKENFIGVGLVGLQPGDKIVAFQSTKQLHVLRPVHGFHRYVGAAILVEQSHEDGPSQVSLSNLFMRVRSRDMPDLQFIIQ, from the coding sequence ATGCATCCCGTGTATGCAGAAGTTCCCATCCAGGTAAATGCCACCCGGCTACTTCGCCTGGAACCCACTCGGGGCGACCACGATGCTACTGTGTGCTGCTCACTACACGTTATCTCACTGGGGGACTGCCCAGAGCACGATGCTCTGTCCTACTGCTGGAGCGACCACACCGAGCAAAGAAACATCAAAGTCAATGGCTACGATATCGAGGTAACAAGCAATCTGGAGAGCGCACTCCGCCATATGAGGCGCACGGAACATCCGAGATCGCTGTGGGTCGACGCGTTGTGCATCAATCAGCAAGACACAGCCGAGCGAAGCTCACAAGTCGCGCTGATGCATGAGATTTACCAGAAAGCCACCAGAACACGCGCGTGGCTTGGAGAGAATCGCAACAGCGGAGAATCCGCCCTCGAGTTCCTGACCTGGTATGCTGGTCGAAAAGCACTTATGAACCCATCCGATGTTGGCGGCCGCCATGAGGACTATGAAACTGAAGGCTGGTCAACTGTGACTGACCTCATGCAGCGGCCCTACTGGCGCCGACTATGGGTCATGCAGGAGATTGCTTTGTCTTCGAGTCAGCCTATGGTGATATGTGGAAAGAAAAGCATCTCCTGGTACACTCTGCTCTCGGCTCTAGGAACTGGTGAGTCTGCACACTATGCGGCGCGTCTGAACAGAGTGAGAGGAGCCACCAATCGTTACGCAAAGCAAGAATCTGCCAAGACGCCAAACACTCAAGGTCGACACATTATCTTTCTACTTTCACACTCATCAGGCTTCAAGACAACAGTGCCCGTCGACGGGGTATACGCATTGTATGGCTTACTTAGGGTTGCTGGCATCGCTGACTTCAAGCCAGATTATACGAAAAGTGCTGCAGAGGTCTACAAGGACACGACTGCGTACGTATTGCGCCTGAAAGACGGTCTAGACATGCTTGAGCTGCGCTCTCACGATCAAGTGAACGATCTTCCAAGTTGGGTTGTCGACCTGTCAAAACAGTCTCCTCTATCATTTCCAGTACCAAGCAAAAGGCTGTGGGAGAGATCAGACCAGCCAGGTGCCGCCCGACCATCAAATATAATCATGGATGCCAGTCTTGCAATTCTGACCACGACCGGCACTGTCATCGATGAAGTTGAGCTTGTCGAACCAATTCCTACATGCCTAGCAACGGCGTTCCGGCGCGCGGCTGAGGCATCACCAGTGCCTTCATCAGGCGAAGAAAGCTTGCGTTCGAGCAACAGCTCAGCATTAGAGTACTGGGCACGAACGGCAGACTGTGGCCATTCGGTATTGTTGTGCCGGACCGTGCTCGAGTATCTGTCCAAATACCAGGATGCTGTCAGTTTCTTTAACGCAAACAAGACAGACGCTACCACTTCGTGGCAACCTCGTCCTTGGGATTGGAAGCAGATGCTACAAGAAGCGCCGACGTGTGACCTGCACAGTGAGCCACCGGCGACTGAAGTAGAAAAGGGCTTTGATGAGCGGTACTTCGCCGCTTCCACTCCACATCTATGCACACTTGGCTTAATGCTACATGGACGTCTGTGCTTTCGAGCTAAGGAGAACTTTATCGGCGTTGGCCTTGTGGGACTTCAGCCAGGTGACAAGATCGTAGCCTTCCAGTCTACCAAGCAGCTACACGTCCTACGACCTGTTCACGGCTTCCATCGTTATGTAGGTGCTGCGATCCTGGTGGAACAGAGTCACGAAGATGGGCCATCGCAGGTCTCTTTATCCAACCTCTTCATGAGAGTCCGCTCTCGAGACATGCCAGACCTGCAATTCATTATTCAGTAG
- a CDS encoding Ketol-acid reductoisomerase, mitochondrial, giving the protein MASKNASRALRTSLRQLKAPQVQQRSFVSAVNASRPSLQPALKATQSAFVQQSRGKKTVDFAGDKEVVYERNDWPRERLLEYFKNDTLALIGYGSQGHGQGLNLRDNGLNVIVGVRKGGASWKEAQQDGWVEGKNLFDIDEAIGKGTIIMNLLSDAAQSETWPHIKPMLTKGKTLYFSHGFSPVFKDQTKVEPPKDIDVILVAPKGSGRTVRTLFREGRGINSSVAVFQDVTGKAEEKAFALGVAVGSGYMYKTTFEKEVHSDLYGERGCLMGGIHGMFLAQYEVLRENGHSPSEAFNETVEEATQSLYPLIGQNGMDYMYAACSTTARRGAIDWSKRFKDSLKPVFEDLYDSVKTGKETARTMEYAGRKDYREAFEKEMEEIRNLEIWRAGKAVRSLRPENN; this is encoded by the exons ATGGCCTCCAAGAATGCCTCCCGCGCCCTGCGCACATCGCTCCGCCAGCTCAAGGCTCCCCAGGTCCAGCAGCGATCGTTCGTGAGCGCCGTCAACGCCAGCAGACCCAGCCTCCAGCCAGCGCTCAAGGCCACACAATCTGCATTCGTGCAGCAGAGCAGAGGCAAGAAGACCGTCGACTTTGCCGGCGACAAGGAGGTCGTCTACG AGCGCAATGACTGGCCGCGTGAGAGGCTCCTT GAATACTTCAAGAACGACACTCTCGCCCTCATCGGTTACGGTTCGCAAGGTCACGGTCAAGGTCTCAACCTCCGTGACAACGGCCTGAACGTCATTGTTGGTGTACGAAAGGGCGGTGCCAGCTGGAAGGAGGCACAACAAGATGGCTGGGTTGAGGGCAAGAACCTCTTCGACATCGACGAGGCCATCGGCAAGGGTACCATCATCATGAATCTGCTCAGCGACGCTGCGCAGAGTGAGACATGGCCACACATCAAGCCAATGCTCACCAAGGGCAAG ACCCTCTACTTCTCTCACGGTTTCTCCCCAGTCTTCAAAGACCAGACCAAGGTTGAGCCACCAAAGGACATCGATGTCATCCTCGTCGCACCAAAGGGCTCCGGCCGCACTGTCCGCACCCTCTTCCGTGAGGGCCGCGGTATCAACAGCAGTGTCGCCGTCTTCCAGGACGTGACTGGTAAGGCTGAGGAGAAGGCATTCGCTCTCGGTGTGGCTGTCGGCTCCGGCTACATGTACAAGACAACCTTCGAGAAGGAGGTGCACAGCGATCTCTACGGTGAGCGTGGTTGCTTGATGGGCGGTATCCACGGCATGTTCCTTGCTCAGTACGAGGTTCTCCGTGAGAACGGCCACTCTCCATCTGAGGCTTTCAACGAGACTGTCGAGGAGGCCACCCAGTCGCTGTACCCCCTGATTGGCCAGAACGGCATGGACTACATGTACGCCGCATGCTCGACCACTGCTCGTCGTGGTGCCATCGACTGGAGCAAGCGCTTCAAGGACAGCCTCAAGCCAGTGTTTGAGGACCTCTACGACAGCGTCAAGACCGGCAAGGAGACTGCACGCACCATGGAGTATGCTGGCCGCAAGGACTACCGTGAGGCATTCGAGAAGGAGATGGAGGAGATCCGCAACCTTGAGATCTGGAGAGCCGGCAAGGCCGTCCGCAGCCTGAGACCCGAGAACAATTAA
- a CDS encoding Nitrogen assimilation transcription factor nit-4 has protein sequence MSGTGRPLLAARTSSGEKDSAGNTSPGPHRPHGASRAKRTLIESACSACRRRKSRCDGLRPTCSRCQNLRTDCHYEAEEGESRWSALRRRNQILEAERDQLRELMAFVQNRPEAEAQDIFQRIRSSSYDDVFMLLRAIKDGAMNMQQPPSAMTAMNVPGLPTAASGVDQRLPPIHAIFDHPRRPSPPAHLVHNHSLSSEDSTGSMPSELATNMSTPVPGAGPPPVHRAPLNTLEPSLQQHPHGYMRGTPATLSSEESTSSVLSTSLDGPPNFPPPQERSVAGPDPPQDERLPYYVNGQHVPGQHGGPYYN, from the exons ATGTCCGGCACCGGACGGCCGCTGCTCGCAGCTCGAACGTCTAGCGGAGAAAAAGACAGCGCTGGAAACACATCGCCCGGCCCTCATCGTCCGCATGGCGCTTCACGGGCTAAGCGCACCCTGATCGAGAGCGCATGCTCAGCCTGTCGACGGAGGAAGTCTCGA TGTGACGGCCTGAG GCCAACATGTTCCCGCTGTCAGAATCTGCGCACCGACTGCCACTACGAGGCTGAGGAAGGCGAAAGCCGCTGGTCTGCGCTGCGTCGTCGAAATCAGATCCTCGAGGCTGAACGTGATCAACTCCGAGAGCTCATGGCCTTTGTGCAAAATCGTCCAGAAGCCGAAGCGCAAGACATCTTCCAGCGCATCCGCAGCAGCAGCTACGACGATGTCTTCATGCTGCTGCGCGCAATCAAGGACGGCGCCATGAACATGCAACAGCCACCTTCCGCCATGACCGCCATGAACGTGCCCGGCTTGCCAACGGCAGCTTCAGGGGTTGACCAACGACTTCCTCCTATTCATGCCATCTTCGACCATCCTCGGCGTCCTTCGCCACCGGCCCATCTGGTCCACAATCACTCACTCAGCTCAGAAGATAGCACGGGATCAATGCCTAGCGAGTTGGCCACCAACATGTCAACGCCCGTACCCGGTGCCGGACCGCCACCAGTACATCGAGCGCCTCTCAACACTCTCGAACCAAGCCTGCAACAACATCCTCACGGCTACATGCGGGGTACTCCCGCAACGCTGAGCTCCGAAGAGAGCACCTCATCTGTGCTTTCCACCTCATTAGACGGACCTCCCAA TTTTCCTCCACCTCAAGAAAGATCCGTTGCAGGCCCTGATCCGCCCCAGGACGAACGCCTCCCATACTACGTCAACGGACAGCACGTGCCTGGCCAGCATGGAGGACCTTACTACAACTAA